A part of Solibacillus sp. FSL H8-0538 genomic DNA contains:
- a CDS encoding DHH family phosphoesterase yields MKRQIIDTIQQYDKIILHRHVRPDPDAYGSQMGLAELIRTNYPEKQVYAIGQHDDSLSFMAHPDAIEDAVFENALVIVTDTANTERIDDQRYTKGAYVIKIDHHPNDDAYGDFLWVDTDASSCSEMIYELYEEAKETHHWKMSDAAARLLFAGIVGDTGRFLFPSAGVKTFDAAGQLIQYNFDRNKLFDGMYEMDRKLLHLQGYLYQNFVIDENGAAYIKVTNDVLRDFDVTPSETSLLVGSLGNVKGICAWVIFIEEGETIRVRLRSKGPIINQLAKKYNGGGHPLASGASASSWEEADLVIEDLKEICRDYQ; encoded by the coding sequence TTGAAACGACAAATCATCGACACAATTCAGCAGTATGACAAAATTATACTGCACCGCCATGTTCGCCCAGATCCCGATGCATACGGTTCACAAATGGGGCTAGCGGAGCTTATTCGAACGAATTATCCTGAAAAGCAAGTTTATGCCATTGGTCAGCACGATGATTCCTTATCGTTTATGGCGCATCCCGATGCAATTGAAGATGCGGTTTTTGAAAATGCATTAGTAATCGTTACTGATACGGCAAATACGGAACGAATTGACGACCAGCGCTATACTAAGGGTGCATATGTTATTAAAATTGACCATCATCCTAATGACGATGCATATGGTGATTTTTTATGGGTAGATACCGATGCAAGTTCTTGTAGTGAAATGATTTATGAATTATACGAAGAAGCAAAGGAAACACATCATTGGAAAATGTCTGACGCGGCGGCACGTTTATTATTCGCTGGAATTGTGGGAGATACAGGTCGATTCCTATTCCCAAGTGCGGGTGTGAAAACATTTGATGCTGCTGGTCAGTTAATTCAATATAATTTCGACCGTAATAAATTATTTGATGGTATGTATGAAATGGATCGTAAGCTATTACATTTACAAGGTTATTTATATCAAAACTTTGTTATTGATGAAAACGGCGCTGCTTACATTAAAGTAACGAATGACGTATTACGTGACTTTGATGTGACGCCTTCTGAAACGTCTTTACTTGTCGGTTCACTTGGCAATGTAAAAGGCATTTGCGCATGGGTCATCTTTATTGAAGAGGGGGAAACAATTCGCGTACGCCTTCGTTCAAAAGGGCCAATCATTAATCAATTAGCGAAAAAATACAACGGTGGCGGACATCCGTTAGCTTCTGGTGCTTCAGCAAGTTCATGGGAAGAAGCGGACCTAGTTATTGAAGATTTAAAGGAAATTTGCCGCGATTATCAATAA
- a CDS encoding YtpI family protein, producing the protein MLLNLIFVSFIVVSLVFYFYFKTKQFRATLPIRKKWYTAKAGVALGVFIIAFGLNATIIYPTLVGYGVAAVFFILGIGMSVNHFKRARHEGQYIQEEYELNK; encoded by the coding sequence ATGTTATTAAATTTAATTTTTGTATCTTTTATTGTTGTATCACTTGTTTTTTATTTTTATTTCAAAACGAAGCAATTTCGTGCCACGCTACCAATTCGCAAAAAATGGTATACAGCTAAAGCTGGTGTTGCGCTAGGCGTATTTATTATCGCCTTCGGATTAAATGCAACAATTATTTATCCAACGCTTGTTGGCTATGGTGTTGCTGCAGTATTCTTCATTTTAGGCATTGGCATGTCTGTTAATCATTTCAAACGTGCTCGCCATGAAGGGCAATATATTCAAGAAGAGTATGAACTTAATAAATAG
- a CDS encoding DRTGG domain-containing protein codes for MSTKHEKILQYIESLPVGDKISVRQIAKEMQVSEGTAYRAIKEAENRRLVSSIERVGTIRIEKKKKENIERLTFAEIVNIIDGQVLGGKSGLHKTLTKFVIGAMKLEDMMRYTDAGCLLIVGNRTRAHESALTTGAAVLITGGFDTSEEAIKLADSLDLPIISTSYDTFTVATMINRAIYDQLIKKDILLIEDIYVPIEDTAVLRNDHTIADFHKQNFRTTHGAYPVVTSQNKLVGMVTSKDVIGKEGDEPIDKVMTKNPIAASMKTSVASAGHRMIWEGIDLLPVVNDDGLLQGVISRQDVLKALQLAQRQPHHGETIDDLVKNEMRVMGEEDVVVEFTVTPQMTNQFGAISYGAFTTLLSEVGSFALKRRKRGDAVAENMTIYFIKPVQMESVLTVRPRILDMSRKFVKMDFEVFNGAILVGKAMMMFQLLER; via the coding sequence GTGTCAACAAAACATGAGAAGATTCTACAATACATCGAATCACTTCCTGTAGGCGATAAAATTTCGGTGCGACAAATTGCAAAAGAAATGCAAGTGAGTGAAGGGACAGCTTATCGTGCCATTAAAGAAGCAGAAAATCGCCGTTTAGTTAGCTCGATTGAACGTGTAGGAACAATTCGTATTGAAAAGAAGAAGAAAGAAAATATTGAACGTTTAACGTTTGCTGAGATTGTAAATATTATTGACGGCCAAGTGTTAGGTGGAAAATCAGGCTTGCATAAAACGTTGACGAAGTTTGTTATCGGTGCGATGAAGCTTGAAGACATGATGCGCTATACAGATGCAGGTTGCTTATTAATCGTAGGGAACCGTACGCGAGCACATGAATCTGCTTTAACAACAGGTGCGGCAGTTTTAATTACTGGTGGCTTTGATACATCGGAAGAGGCGATCAAGTTAGCAGATTCACTAGATTTGCCAATTATATCAACAAGCTACGATACGTTTACAGTAGCAACGATGATCAACCGTGCCATTTACGACCAGCTAATTAAGAAAGATATTTTATTAATTGAAGACATTTATGTACCGATAGAAGATACCGCGGTGCTACGTAATGATCATACGATAGCGGATTTCCACAAACAAAATTTCCGGACTACACATGGTGCTTATCCAGTTGTGACAAGCCAAAACAAGCTTGTCGGGATGGTGACAAGTAAGGATGTAATTGGTAAAGAGGGAGACGAGCCAATTGATAAAGTGATGACGAAAAATCCAATCGCCGCCTCGATGAAAACAAGTGTTGCCTCTGCTGGTCATCGTATGATTTGGGAAGGGATTGATTTACTTCCAGTTGTAAATGACGATGGTCTACTTCAAGGTGTGATTAGCCGTCAGGACGTGTTAAAAGCCCTACAACTTGCGCAGCGTCAGCCACATCACGGTGAGACGATTGATGATCTCGTGAAAAATGAAATGAGAGTAATGGGCGAGGAAGATGTGGTCGTTGAATTTACGGTAACGCCGCAAATGACGAATCAGTTTGGTGCCATATCCTACGGTGCATTCACAACGCTACTTTCAGAAGTGGGCTCATTTGCACTGAAGCGCCGTAAACGCGGGGATGCTGTTGCAGAAAATATGACCATTTACTTTATTAAACCAGTGCAAATGGAAAGTGTATTAACTGTCCGCCCGCGTATACTAGACATGAGTCGTAAATTCGTAAAAATGGACTTTGAAGTATTTAATGGAGCCATTCTTGTCGGCAAGGCAATGATGATGTTCCAGCTACTCGAACGGTAA
- a CDS encoding metal-dependent hydrolase codes for MQISFHGHSIVKIQTNETTILIDPFIRGNDLTDLQVETEKPDVILLTHGHNEHLGDTVEIAKSSGALVVGSHELSNYLSWQGINVHAMNIGGAHPFDFGTVKYTQAFHSNSYITEQKEIIYMGMPGGILFTAEGLTIYHAGDTALFGDMKLIGERHTIDVAFLPIGDNFTMGLEDAAYAVSLLKPKIVVPIHYNTFPPIKQDPNDFKKLVENCDVQILQAGEFVKL; via the coding sequence ATGCAAATTTCTTTTCATGGGCATTCGATTGTTAAAATTCAGACGAACGAAACAACGATTTTAATTGATCCATTTATTCGAGGAAATGACTTAACTGATCTGCAAGTGGAAACAGAAAAACCGGATGTAATTTTATTAACGCATGGGCATAATGAACATCTAGGTGACACAGTGGAAATTGCAAAATCAAGTGGCGCTCTTGTTGTTGGATCACATGAACTTTCAAATTATTTATCGTGGCAAGGAATTAACGTACATGCGATGAATATTGGTGGAGCGCATCCGTTTGATTTCGGAACGGTAAAGTACACGCAAGCATTTCACAGCAATTCTTATATAACAGAGCAAAAGGAAATTATTTATATGGGCATGCCGGGTGGGATTTTATTTACGGCAGAAGGCTTAACGATTTATCACGCAGGAGATACGGCATTGTTTGGTGATATGAAATTAATCGGGGAGCGTCATACAATTGATGTGGCGTTTTTACCAATTGGCGATAATTTTACGATGGGGCTTGAAGATGCTGCGTATGCGGTGTCGCTGTTAAAGCCAAAAATCGTTGTGCCAATTCATTACAATACGTTCCCCCCGATTAAGCAGGATCCAAATGATTTTAAAAAGCTTGTTGAAAATTGCGATGTACAGATTTTGCAGGCGGGTGAGTTTGTGAAGCTATAA
- a CDS encoding M24 family metallopeptidase, giving the protein MTKLQQLQRYLNENNVDAAFITTPDNVFYFSGFKSDPHERLLGVMVFKDAKPFLICPQMEVPDALAAGWNFEAVGHQDTENAWDVVAKTIASRNLEISAMAIEKSHLSVERLEELQARYPSATFTRLDDKINAMRVIKDEAELEKMRKAAALADFAIEVGVSEIAEGKTEMEVLNAIESAIKAKGYAMSFDTMVLAGEKAASPHGHPGDRKIQRGDMILFDLGVLYEGYCSDITRTVAFGEPNEEQKAIYNAVRKANEDAIAAVKPGVRAMDLDKIARDAITEAGYGQYFTHRLGHGLGISVHEFPSITGTNEVALNPGTVFTIEPGIYKTNIAGVRIEDDVVVTEDGVEVLTKYTKELVIL; this is encoded by the coding sequence ATGACAAAATTACAACAATTACAACGCTATTTAAATGAAAACAATGTAGATGCTGCATTTATTACAACACCTGATAATGTATTCTACTTTTCAGGATTTAAAAGCGATCCTCATGAACGCTTACTTGGCGTGATGGTATTTAAGGATGCAAAGCCATTTTTAATTTGCCCTCAAATGGAAGTGCCTGATGCGCTTGCGGCTGGATGGAATTTCGAAGCTGTTGGGCACCAGGATACAGAAAACGCATGGGATGTTGTTGCAAAAACGATTGCTTCTCGCAATTTAGAGATTTCTGCTATGGCAATCGAAAAATCTCATTTATCAGTAGAGCGCCTAGAAGAATTACAAGCGCGCTACCCATCGGCTACATTTACTCGTCTAGACGATAAAATTAATGCAATGCGTGTCATTAAAGACGAAGCTGAGCTAGAAAAAATGCGTAAAGCGGCTGCACTAGCAGATTTCGCCATTGAAGTAGGTGTAAGTGAAATTGCTGAAGGCAAAACGGAAATGGAAGTTTTAAACGCGATTGAGTCTGCGATTAAAGCAAAAGGCTATGCCATGAGCTTTGATACAATGGTTTTAGCTGGTGAAAAAGCTGCGTCTCCACACGGTCACCCTGGTGATCGTAAAATTCAACGTGGAGATATGATTTTATTCGACCTTGGTGTACTTTACGAAGGGTACTGCTCAGATATTACGCGTACAGTTGCATTTGGTGAGCCAAACGAAGAACAAAAAGCAATCTATAATGCTGTTCGTAAAGCAAATGAAGATGCAATTGCAGCAGTAAAACCAGGCGTGCGCGCAATGGACTTGGATAAAATTGCCCGTGATGCAATTACAGAAGCTGGCTACGGTCAATATTTTACACACCGTTTAGGTCACGGTCTTGGTATTTCCGTGCATGAGTTCCCTTCTATTACAGGTACAAACGAAGTGGCATTAAACCCTGGTACAGTTTTCACAATTGAACCAGGTATTTATAAAACAAATATTGCTGGTGTTCGTATTGAAGATGATGTTGTGGTAACTGAAGACGGCGTTGAAGTATTAACGAAGTACACGAAGGAACTAGTCATTCTTTAA
- a CDS encoding SH3 domain-containing protein, producing MCSIFLFWPSFQGEQDHVFAATTHYVHAKGDIILRDAPNKDAKQIGKVKNDSQVTVFSTSNGWSYIQSGPLKGYVYSTALKKKNPQEKTSPIITSGLSPTVGKSYTYDPSFEENGEKTTYQASKQYGVTELLKADLQGYAYLESEELFEMGVANSDVFFFSYTYPMKAGSSIYDIDYSFEGNDAYTKVFVESTTHTLTTKAGTFKNVIVLKYPNDTKVYLAKGIGVIKIADKNGNAYVELVSVK from the coding sequence TTGTGTTCCATTTTCTTATTTTGGCCTTCATTTCAAGGGGAGCAAGATCATGTCTTTGCTGCGACAACACACTATGTCCATGCAAAGGGCGATATTATTTTACGTGACGCTCCTAACAAGGATGCAAAACAAATTGGTAAGGTGAAAAATGATTCACAAGTAACCGTTTTCTCTACATCCAATGGGTGGTCATACATTCAGTCAGGTCCACTAAAAGGCTATGTATATTCAACTGCACTTAAGAAAAAAAATCCACAAGAAAAAACGTCTCCTATTATCACGTCCGGCTTATCACCTACTGTCGGTAAAAGCTATACGTACGATCCCTCATTTGAAGAGAATGGGGAGAAAACAACTTATCAAGCATCAAAGCAATACGGGGTAACGGAGCTGTTGAAGGCAGACTTACAAGGCTATGCCTATTTAGAATCAGAAGAATTATTTGAAATGGGTGTTGCGAACTCCGATGTATTTTTCTTCTCGTACACATATCCAATGAAAGCTGGTAGCTCTATTTATGATATTGATTATTCGTTTGAGGGGAACGATGCGTACACGAAAGTATTCGTGGAAAGTACAACCCATACGTTAACAACTAAAGCTGGAACGTTTAAAAATGTCATTGTATTAAAATATCCGAACGATACAAAAGTTTATTTAGCAAAAGGGATTGGCGTAATTAAAATTGCAGATAAAAACGGCAACGCATATGTTGAATTAGTTTCAGTCAAATAA
- the ald gene encoding alanine dehydrogenase, with the protein MKIGVPKEIKNNENRVAMTPAGVVTLTTAGHKVIIETGAGLGSSFTDEDYQAAGASIVATAEEAWTADMVMKVKEPIACEYKYFSEGLILFTYLHLAPEPELTQALLEKKVVGIAYETVQLPNRSLPLLTPMSEVAGKMATQIGAQYLEKMEGGKGILLGGVSGVQRGKVAVIGGGIAGTNAAKIAVGMGADVTVIDLSPERLRQLEDIFGRDVQTLISNPYNIAQAVKEADLVVGSVLIPGAKAPKLVTEAMIQSMSPGSVVVDIAIDQGGCFETSERVTTHDNPTFIKHGVVHYTVANMPGAVPRTSTVALTNNTVPYALQIANKGYVKACVDNPALKLGLNTLAGKIVYKAVADDQGLPYVPVDEALTALSQV; encoded by the coding sequence ATGAAGATTGGTGTTCCAAAAGAAATTAAAAATAATGAAAACCGTGTGGCAATGACGCCTGCTGGGGTTGTGACGTTGACAACTGCTGGGCATAAGGTAATTATCGAAACAGGTGCAGGTTTAGGTTCTTCGTTTACAGACGAAGATTATCAAGCAGCAGGTGCAAGCATTGTAGCAACAGCAGAAGAAGCTTGGACTGCTGACATGGTTATGAAGGTTAAAGAGCCGATTGCATGCGAATATAAATATTTTAGCGAAGGCTTAATCTTATTTACGTACTTACATTTAGCACCAGAGCCGGAATTGACACAAGCTTTACTAGAGAAGAAAGTTGTCGGCATTGCCTATGAAACTGTTCAATTGCCGAACCGCTCATTACCACTATTAACACCAATGAGTGAAGTAGCTGGGAAAATGGCTACGCAAATTGGAGCACAGTATTTAGAGAAAATGGAAGGCGGAAAAGGTATTTTACTTGGAGGCGTTTCAGGGGTGCAACGTGGGAAAGTAGCAGTAATTGGTGGCGGTATTGCTGGCACGAACGCTGCCAAAATTGCTGTCGGTATGGGTGCAGACGTAACGGTAATTGATTTAAGCCCAGAGCGTCTTCGTCAGCTAGAAGATATTTTTGGTCGTGATGTACAGACATTAATTTCAAATCCGTACAATATTGCACAAGCGGTAAAAGAAGCGGATTTAGTTGTCGGTTCTGTATTAATTCCTGGAGCTAAAGCACCGAAATTAGTAACAGAAGCAATGATTCAATCGATGTCTCCAGGCTCTGTTGTTGTCGATATCGCAATCGACCAAGGTGGGTGCTTTGAAACGTCTGAGCGGGTTACGACGCATGACAACCCAACATTCATTAAGCACGGGGTCGTTCATTATACAGTGGCGAATATGCCAGGTGCGGTACCACGTACATCAACAGTCGCACTAACGAATAATACGGTGCCATACGCGTTACAAATTGCCAATAAAGGCTATGTGAAAGCATGTGTAGACAATCCAGCATTAAAGCTCGGGTTAAATACATTAGCCGGCAAAATAGTATACAAAGCTGTTGCAGACGACCAAGGCTTACCATATGTACCAGTAGATGAAGCACTAACTGCTCTGTCACAAGTATAA
- a CDS encoding universal stress protein has translation MANHYKSIVVAVDGSKEAEYAFRKSIDVANRNVGATLNLVNVIDTRSFAAIEAYDRSIAERAQQHSEELLNGYKKQAEEAGVATVNLVIEYGSPKNIITKELSKVVEADLIICGATGLNAVERFLIGSVSEAIVRSASCDVLVIRTPE, from the coding sequence ATGGCAAATCACTATAAAAGTATTGTAGTAGCAGTAGACGGTTCTAAAGAAGCAGAATATGCATTCCGTAAATCAATTGATGTAGCAAATCGTAACGTAGGTGCAACATTAAACCTTGTAAACGTTATCGATACTCGCTCTTTCGCGGCTATCGAAGCATACGATCGTTCAATCGCAGAGCGTGCTCAACAACATTCTGAAGAATTATTAAATGGCTATAAAAAGCAAGCTGAAGAAGCGGGCGTAGCAACTGTAAACTTAGTAATTGAATATGGTTCTCCAAAAAACATCATCACTAAAGAGCTTTCAAAAGTTGTGGAAGCGGACCTAATTATTTGTGGCGCAACTGGTTTAAACGCAGTTGAACGTTTCTTAATCGGTTCTGTATCAGAAGCAATCGTTCGTTCAGCAAGTTGCGACGTTTTAGTAATTCGTACGCCTGAGTGA
- a CDS encoding class I SAM-dependent methyltransferase: MDKFEQIFGFINDQAEKIATDEEIDYLEALLQTLEDTLDAKFEWQVEGATKEDMRKAIQIAILKGMRKSAQPNHQMTPDTLGLLVGYFVEQFFEKEIENGSVSVLDPALGTGNLLLTVMNAMDGKLHATGVEVDELLIRLAAATADLVEQPITLFRQDSLEKLLVDPVDAVICDLPVGFYPNEEVALDYELCAAEGMSYAHHLFIEQSLNHTKEGGYAFFLVPGNLFESEQAKQLHKYLKGHAWIQAVIQLPENMFSTRAHEKSILILQKQSAQLKAPREVLLAKVPNMSNKQALAMFFEKVQMWKESK; the protein is encoded by the coding sequence ATGGATAAGTTTGAGCAAATTTTTGGATTTATTAACGACCAAGCAGAAAAGATTGCAACTGATGAAGAAATAGATTATTTAGAGGCGTTACTACAAACGCTAGAAGATACATTAGATGCCAAGTTCGAGTGGCAAGTTGAAGGTGCCACGAAGGAAGATATGCGTAAGGCAATTCAAATAGCGATTTTAAAAGGAATGCGAAAAAGCGCTCAGCCAAATCATCAAATGACACCAGATACACTTGGTTTACTAGTAGGATATTTTGTTGAACAGTTTTTTGAAAAAGAAATTGAAAATGGTTCGGTTTCTGTATTAGACCCTGCACTTGGAACAGGAAATTTACTATTAACCGTAATGAATGCAATGGACGGCAAGTTACATGCAACAGGTGTAGAGGTGGATGAACTATTAATTCGCTTAGCAGCTGCAACAGCAGATTTAGTAGAGCAGCCTATAACATTATTCCGTCAAGATTCACTAGAAAAACTATTGGTAGATCCAGTCGATGCTGTCATTTGTGATTTACCAGTTGGCTTCTATCCAAACGAGGAAGTTGCACTCGATTATGAACTTTGTGCGGCAGAGGGCATGAGCTATGCACATCATCTATTCATTGAGCAATCATTGAATCACACAAAAGAGGGTGGCTATGCATTTTTCTTAGTTCCTGGGAATTTATTTGAATCAGAGCAGGCGAAACAATTGCATAAATATTTAAAAGGTCATGCTTGGATCCAAGCAGTCATTCAGCTACCTGAAAATATGTTCTCTACTCGTGCGCATGAGAAGAGCATTTTAATTTTGCAAAAGCAAAGTGCACAGTTAAAAGCACCGCGTGAAGTGCTGCTAGCAAAAGTGCCAAATATGTCAAATAAGCAAGCACTTGCTATGTTCTTTGAAAAAGTACAAATGTGGAAAGAAAGCAAATAA